A portion of the Caenorhabditis elegans chromosome III genome contains these proteins:
- the lit-1 gene encoding Serine/threonine kinase NLK (Confirmed by transcript evidence) — protein sequence MVSWGRGKDAYYLYISREQEEDDDDSLSFYSSQKDTEDEFCGCLFPDPEIPGSSSSSGCSSSSTELYDLAAAHAALISRQQQILSQAIPIIPEHQLAAVAAHHQHHQQLHPSVQYQLVAAATHHNHHQPQAAQPHYSAVVPRSDVIQQPPHFALHHHLQNLVQQQQQQQAHHHHQQLVGEMALVSHTHPAAVGSTTCYEKNQQKQQQVQQIPTQPQVAHVSSNAILAAAQPFYPPPVQDSQPDRPIGYGAFGVVWSVTDPRSGKRVALKKMPNVFQNLASCKRVFREIKMLSSFRHDNVLSLLDILQPANPSFFQELYVLTELMQSDLHKIIVSPQALTPDHVKVFVYQILRGLKYLHTANILHRDIKPGNLLVNSNCILKICDFGLARTWDQRDRLNMTHEVVTQYYRAPELLMGARRYTGAVDIWSVGCIFAELLQRKILFQAAGPIEQLQMIIDLLGTPSQEAMKYACEGAKNHVLRAGLRAPDTQRLYKIASPDDKNHEAVDLLQKLLHFDPDKRISVEEALQHRYLEEGRLRFHSCMCSCCYTKPNMPSRLFAQDLDPRHESPFDPKWEKDMSRLSMFELREKMYQFVMDRPALYGVALCINPQSAAYKNFASSSVAQASELPPSPQAW from the exons ATGGTGTCGTGGGGAAGGGGGAAGGATGCGTACTATCTCTATATTTCTCgagaacaagaagaagatgatgacgaTTCACTTTCCTTCTACTCGTCTCAGAAAGACACGGAGGACGAATTCTGCGGGTGCCTTTTCCCCGA tcCAGAAATTCCAGGATCAAGCAGTTCATCCGGCTGTAGTTCGTCATCTACAGAGCTCTACGATCTTGCAGCTGCACACGCCGCACTTATATCCCGACAGCAACAGATTCTCAGTCAGG CAATCCCAATAATACCGGAACACCAGCTGGCCGCCGTCGCCGCTCACCATCAACATCACCAGCAGCTTCACCCATCGGTACAGTACCAGCTCGTCGCTGCCGCCACCCATCACAATCATCATCAGCCGCAAGCGGCACAACCACACTATTCAGCAGTTGTGCCACGATCTGACG taatacAACAACCACCACACTTTGCTCTGCACCACCATCTTCAGAATTTGGttcaacagcagcagcaacagcagGCTCACCATCATCATCAGCAATTAGTTG GTGAAATGGCCCTAGTTTCACATACACATCCGGCCGCCGTCGGCTCTACGACGTGCtacgaaaaaaatcagcaGAAACAGCAACAAGTACAGCAGATTCCCACACAACCACAg gtcgCCCACGTGTCTTCAAATGCGATCCTCGCTGCCGCACAACCATTCTACCCTCCACCAGTACAAGATAGTCAGCCAGACAGGCCTATTGGTTATGGTGCATTTGGAGTTGTATG GTCAGTAACAGATCCGCGGAGTGGAAAACGAGTAGCTCTCAAAAAAATGCCCAACGTGTTCCAGAATCTTGCTTCTTGTAAGCGAGTGTTTCGAGAAATCAAAATGCTCAGCTCATTCCGACATGACAACGTTCTCTCGCTGCTAGACATTCTGCAACCCGCGAATCCGagcttttttcaagaatt ATATGTGCTCACGGAGTTGATGCAGAGCGACCTACACAAGATTATCGTTTCCCCGCAAGCTTTGACACCCGACCAtgtcaaagtttttgtttaTCAGATTCTCAGAG GACTAAAATATTTGCACACTGCAAACATCCTGCATCGAGACATCAAACCGGGAAATCTCTTAGTCAACAGCAattgcattttaaaaatttgcgattttggACTCGCTCGAACCTGGGACCAACGTGACCGGCTCAACATGACACACGAGGTTGTGACCCAGTACTATAGAGCCCCGGAGTTGTTAATGGGCGCGCGAAGGTATACGGGAGCCGTGGATATTTGGTCCGTCGGTTGCATATTTGCCGAGCTGCTACAAAGGAAAATTCTATTTCAAGCCGCCGGTCCGATTGAGCAGCTGCAAATGATTATCGATTTATTGGGAACCCCATCGCAAGAGGCTATGAAATACGCTTGTGAGGGAGCCAAGAACCATGTGCTCCGCGCCGGTCTTCGAGCTCCTGACACACAGAGGCTGTACAAGATCGCATCGCCTGATGATAAGAATCACGAGGCGGTGGATTTACTGCAGAAGCTTCTGCACTTCGATCCGGATAAGAGAATTAGTGTGGAGGAGGCACTGCAACATCGATATTTAGAAGAAGGGCGTCTGCGATTCCACTCGTGTATGTGCTCGTGCTGCTATACGAAACCAAATATGCCGTCGAGGTTGTTCGCGCAGGATTTGGATCCACGt CACGAGAGCCCATTCGATCCAAAGTGGGAGAAGGACATGTCCCGACTATCGATGTTTGAGCTCCGCGAGAAAATGTACCAATTTGTGATGGACAGGCCTGCGTTGTACGGTGTCGCCCTTTGCATAAATCCCCAATCGGCGGCCTACAAGAACTTTGCAAGCTCGTCAGTTGCTCAGGCCTCAGAATTACCTCCATCACCGCAGGCTTGGtga
- the lit-1 gene encoding Serine/threonine kinase NLK (Confirmed by transcript evidence) has translation MGRNQEGQFNGAGNSESAGSSSSSGCSSSSTELYDLAAAHAALISRQQQILSQAIPIIPEHQLAAVAAHHQHHQQLHPSVQYQLVAAATHHNHHQPQAAQPHYSAVVPRSDVIQQPPHFALHHHLQNLVQQQQQQQAHHHHQQLVGEMALVSHTHPAAVGSTTCYEKNQQKQQQVQQIPTQPQVAHVSSNAILAAAQPFYPPPVQDSQPDRPIGYGAFGVVWSVTDPRSGKRVALKKMPNVFQNLASCKRVFREIKMLSSFRHDNVLSLLDILQPANPSFFQELYVLTELMQSDLHKIIVSPQALTPDHVKVFVYQILRGLKYLHTANILHRDIKPGNLLVNSNCILKICDFGLARTWDQRDRLNMTHEVVTQYYRAPELLMGARRYTGAVDIWSVGCIFAELLQRKILFQAAGPIEQLQMIIDLLGTPSQEAMKYACEGAKNHVLRAGLRAPDTQRLYKIASPDDKNHEAVDLLQKLLHFDPDKRISVEEALQHRYLEEGRLRFHSCMCSCCYTKPNMPSRLFAQDLDPRHESPFDPKWEKDMSRLSMFELREKMYQFVMDRPALYGVALCINPQSAAYKNFASSSVAQASELPPSPQAW, from the exons GATCAAGCAGTTCATCCGGCTGTAGTTCGTCATCTACAGAGCTCTACGATCTTGCAGCTGCACACGCCGCACTTATATCCCGACAGCAACAGATTCTCAGTCAGG CAATCCCAATAATACCGGAACACCAGCTGGCCGCCGTCGCCGCTCACCATCAACATCACCAGCAGCTTCACCCATCGGTACAGTACCAGCTCGTCGCTGCCGCCACCCATCACAATCATCATCAGCCGCAAGCGGCACAACCACACTATTCAGCAGTTGTGCCACGATCTGACG taatacAACAACCACCACACTTTGCTCTGCACCACCATCTTCAGAATTTGGttcaacagcagcagcaacagcagGCTCACCATCATCATCAGCAATTAGTTG GTGAAATGGCCCTAGTTTCACATACACATCCGGCCGCCGTCGGCTCTACGACGTGCtacgaaaaaaatcagcaGAAACAGCAACAAGTACAGCAGATTCCCACACAACCACAg gtcgCCCACGTGTCTTCAAATGCGATCCTCGCTGCCGCACAACCATTCTACCCTCCACCAGTACAAGATAGTCAGCCAGACAGGCCTATTGGTTATGGTGCATTTGGAGTTGTATG GTCAGTAACAGATCCGCGGAGTGGAAAACGAGTAGCTCTCAAAAAAATGCCCAACGTGTTCCAGAATCTTGCTTCTTGTAAGCGAGTGTTTCGAGAAATCAAAATGCTCAGCTCATTCCGACATGACAACGTTCTCTCGCTGCTAGACATTCTGCAACCCGCGAATCCGagcttttttcaagaatt ATATGTGCTCACGGAGTTGATGCAGAGCGACCTACACAAGATTATCGTTTCCCCGCAAGCTTTGACACCCGACCAtgtcaaagtttttgtttaTCAGATTCTCAGAG GACTAAAATATTTGCACACTGCAAACATCCTGCATCGAGACATCAAACCGGGAAATCTCTTAGTCAACAGCAattgcattttaaaaatttgcgattttggACTCGCTCGAACCTGGGACCAACGTGACCGGCTCAACATGACACACGAGGTTGTGACCCAGTACTATAGAGCCCCGGAGTTGTTAATGGGCGCGCGAAGGTATACGGGAGCCGTGGATATTTGGTCCGTCGGTTGCATATTTGCCGAGCTGCTACAAAGGAAAATTCTATTTCAAGCCGCCGGTCCGATTGAGCAGCTGCAAATGATTATCGATTTATTGGGAACCCCATCGCAAGAGGCTATGAAATACGCTTGTGAGGGAGCCAAGAACCATGTGCTCCGCGCCGGTCTTCGAGCTCCTGACACACAGAGGCTGTACAAGATCGCATCGCCTGATGATAAGAATCACGAGGCGGTGGATTTACTGCAGAAGCTTCTGCACTTCGATCCGGATAAGAGAATTAGTGTGGAGGAGGCACTGCAACATCGATATTTAGAAGAAGGGCGTCTGCGATTCCACTCGTGTATGTGCTCGTGCTGCTATACGAAACCAAATATGCCGTCGAGGTTGTTCGCGCAGGATTTGGATCCACGt CACGAGAGCCCATTCGATCCAAAGTGGGAGAAGGACATGTCCCGACTATCGATGTTTGAGCTCCGCGAGAAAATGTACCAATTTGTGATGGACAGGCCTGCGTTGTACGGTGTCGCCCTTTGCATAAATCCCCAATCGGCGGCCTACAAGAACTTTGCAAGCTCGTCAGTTGCTCAGGCCTCAGAATTACCTCCATCACCGCAGGCTTGGtga
- the lit-1 gene encoding Serine/threonine kinase NLK (Confirmed by transcript evidence) has product MRDMIYGEMALVSHTHPAAVGSTTCYEKNQQKQQQVQQIPTQPQVAHVSSNAILAAAQPFYPPPVQDSQPDRPIGYGAFGVVWSVTDPRSGKRVALKKMPNVFQNLASCKRVFREIKMLSSFRHDNVLSLLDILQPANPSFFQELYVLTELMQSDLHKIIVSPQALTPDHVKVFVYQILRGLKYLHTANILHRDIKPGNLLVNSNCILKICDFGLARTWDQRDRLNMTHEVVTQYYRAPELLMGARRYTGAVDIWSVGCIFAELLQRKILFQAAGPIEQLQMIIDLLGTPSQEAMKYACEGAKNHVLRAGLRAPDTQRLYKIASPDDKNHEAVDLLQKLLHFDPDKRISVEEALQHRYLEEGRLRFHSCMCSCCYTKPNMPSRLFAQDLDPRHESPFDPKWEKDMSRLSMFELREKMYQFVMDRPALYGVALCINPQSAAYKNFASSSVAQASELPPSPQAW; this is encoded by the exons ATGCGGGACATGATATATG GTGAAATGGCCCTAGTTTCACATACACATCCGGCCGCCGTCGGCTCTACGACGTGCtacgaaaaaaatcagcaGAAACAGCAACAAGTACAGCAGATTCCCACACAACCACAg gtcgCCCACGTGTCTTCAAATGCGATCCTCGCTGCCGCACAACCATTCTACCCTCCACCAGTACAAGATAGTCAGCCAGACAGGCCTATTGGTTATGGTGCATTTGGAGTTGTATG GTCAGTAACAGATCCGCGGAGTGGAAAACGAGTAGCTCTCAAAAAAATGCCCAACGTGTTCCAGAATCTTGCTTCTTGTAAGCGAGTGTTTCGAGAAATCAAAATGCTCAGCTCATTCCGACATGACAACGTTCTCTCGCTGCTAGACATTCTGCAACCCGCGAATCCGagcttttttcaagaatt ATATGTGCTCACGGAGTTGATGCAGAGCGACCTACACAAGATTATCGTTTCCCCGCAAGCTTTGACACCCGACCAtgtcaaagtttttgtttaTCAGATTCTCAGAG GACTAAAATATTTGCACACTGCAAACATCCTGCATCGAGACATCAAACCGGGAAATCTCTTAGTCAACAGCAattgcattttaaaaatttgcgattttggACTCGCTCGAACCTGGGACCAACGTGACCGGCTCAACATGACACACGAGGTTGTGACCCAGTACTATAGAGCCCCGGAGTTGTTAATGGGCGCGCGAAGGTATACGGGAGCCGTGGATATTTGGTCCGTCGGTTGCATATTTGCCGAGCTGCTACAAAGGAAAATTCTATTTCAAGCCGCCGGTCCGATTGAGCAGCTGCAAATGATTATCGATTTATTGGGAACCCCATCGCAAGAGGCTATGAAATACGCTTGTGAGGGAGCCAAGAACCATGTGCTCCGCGCCGGTCTTCGAGCTCCTGACACACAGAGGCTGTACAAGATCGCATCGCCTGATGATAAGAATCACGAGGCGGTGGATTTACTGCAGAAGCTTCTGCACTTCGATCCGGATAAGAGAATTAGTGTGGAGGAGGCACTGCAACATCGATATTTAGAAGAAGGGCGTCTGCGATTCCACTCGTGTATGTGCTCGTGCTGCTATACGAAACCAAATATGCCGTCGAGGTTGTTCGCGCAGGATTTGGATCCACGt CACGAGAGCCCATTCGATCCAAAGTGGGAGAAGGACATGTCCCGACTATCGATGTTTGAGCTCCGCGAGAAAATGTACCAATTTGTGATGGACAGGCCTGCGTTGTACGGTGTCGCCCTTTGCATAAATCCCCAATCGGCGGCCTACAAGAACTTTGCAAGCTCGTCAGTTGCTCAGGCCTCAGAATTACCTCCATCACCGCAGGCTTGGtga
- the lit-1 gene encoding Serine/threonine kinase NLK (Confirmed by transcript evidence), with amino-acid sequence MALVSHTHPAAVGSTTCYEKNQQKQQQVQQIPTQPQVAHVSSNAILAAAQPFYPPPVQDSQPDRPIGYGAFGVVWSVTDPRSGKRVALKKMPNVFQNLASCKRVFREIKMLSSFRHDNVLSLLDILQPANPSFFQELYVLTELMQSDLHKIIVSPQALTPDHVKVFVYQILRGLKYLHTANILHRDIKPGNLLVNSNCILKICDFGLARTWDQRDRLNMTHEVVTQYYRAPELLMGARRYTGAVDIWSVGCIFAELLQRKILFQAAGPIEQLQMIIDLLGTPSQEAMKYACEGAKNHVLRAGLRAPDTQRLYKIASPDDKNHEAVDLLQKLLHFDPDKRISVEEALQHRYLEEGRLRFHSCMCSCCYTKPNMPSRLFAQDLDPRHESPFDPKWEKDMSRLSMFELREKMYQFVMDRPALYGVALCINPQSAAYKNFASSSVAQASELPPSPQAW; translated from the exons ATGGCCCTAGTTTCACATACACATCCGGCCGCCGTCGGCTCTACGACGTGCtacgaaaaaaatcagcaGAAACAGCAACAAGTACAGCAGATTCCCACACAACCACAg gtcgCCCACGTGTCTTCAAATGCGATCCTCGCTGCCGCACAACCATTCTACCCTCCACCAGTACAAGATAGTCAGCCAGACAGGCCTATTGGTTATGGTGCATTTGGAGTTGTATG GTCAGTAACAGATCCGCGGAGTGGAAAACGAGTAGCTCTCAAAAAAATGCCCAACGTGTTCCAGAATCTTGCTTCTTGTAAGCGAGTGTTTCGAGAAATCAAAATGCTCAGCTCATTCCGACATGACAACGTTCTCTCGCTGCTAGACATTCTGCAACCCGCGAATCCGagcttttttcaagaatt ATATGTGCTCACGGAGTTGATGCAGAGCGACCTACACAAGATTATCGTTTCCCCGCAAGCTTTGACACCCGACCAtgtcaaagtttttgtttaTCAGATTCTCAGAG GACTAAAATATTTGCACACTGCAAACATCCTGCATCGAGACATCAAACCGGGAAATCTCTTAGTCAACAGCAattgcattttaaaaatttgcgattttggACTCGCTCGAACCTGGGACCAACGTGACCGGCTCAACATGACACACGAGGTTGTGACCCAGTACTATAGAGCCCCGGAGTTGTTAATGGGCGCGCGAAGGTATACGGGAGCCGTGGATATTTGGTCCGTCGGTTGCATATTTGCCGAGCTGCTACAAAGGAAAATTCTATTTCAAGCCGCCGGTCCGATTGAGCAGCTGCAAATGATTATCGATTTATTGGGAACCCCATCGCAAGAGGCTATGAAATACGCTTGTGAGGGAGCCAAGAACCATGTGCTCCGCGCCGGTCTTCGAGCTCCTGACACACAGAGGCTGTACAAGATCGCATCGCCTGATGATAAGAATCACGAGGCGGTGGATTTACTGCAGAAGCTTCTGCACTTCGATCCGGATAAGAGAATTAGTGTGGAGGAGGCACTGCAACATCGATATTTAGAAGAAGGGCGTCTGCGATTCCACTCGTGTATGTGCTCGTGCTGCTATACGAAACCAAATATGCCGTCGAGGTTGTTCGCGCAGGATTTGGATCCACGt CACGAGAGCCCATTCGATCCAAAGTGGGAGAAGGACATGTCCCGACTATCGATGTTTGAGCTCCGCGAGAAAATGTACCAATTTGTGATGGACAGGCCTGCGTTGTACGGTGTCGCCCTTTGCATAAATCCCCAATCGGCGGCCTACAAGAACTTTGCAAGCTCGTCAGTTGCTCAGGCCTCAGAATTACCTCCATCACCGCAGGCTTGGtga
- the lit-1 gene encoding Serine/threonine kinase NLK (Confirmed by transcript evidence) yields MILIAIIESFIEYLRKIVWVAHVSSNAILAAAQPFYPPPVQDSQPDRPIGYGAFGVVWSVTDPRSGKRVALKKMPNVFQNLASCKRVFREIKMLSSFRHDNVLSLLDILQPANPSFFQELYVLTELMQSDLHKIIVSPQALTPDHVKVFVYQILRGLKYLHTANILHRDIKPGNLLVNSNCILKICDFGLARTWDQRDRLNMTHEVVTQYYRAPELLMGARRYTGAVDIWSVGCIFAELLQRKILFQAAGPIEQLQMIIDLLGTPSQEAMKYACEGAKNHVLRAGLRAPDTQRLYKIASPDDKNHEAVDLLQKLLHFDPDKRISVEEALQHRYLEEGRLRFHSCMCSCCYTKPNMPSRLFAQDLDPRHESPFDPKWEKDMSRLSMFELREKMYQFVMDRPALYGVALCINPQSAAYKNFASSSVAQASELPPSPQAW; encoded by the exons ATGATTCTCATTGCAATTATCGAGTCCTTCATCGAATACCTGCGGAAAATTGTTTGG gtcgCCCACGTGTCTTCAAATGCGATCCTCGCTGCCGCACAACCATTCTACCCTCCACCAGTACAAGATAGTCAGCCAGACAGGCCTATTGGTTATGGTGCATTTGGAGTTGTATG GTCAGTAACAGATCCGCGGAGTGGAAAACGAGTAGCTCTCAAAAAAATGCCCAACGTGTTCCAGAATCTTGCTTCTTGTAAGCGAGTGTTTCGAGAAATCAAAATGCTCAGCTCATTCCGACATGACAACGTTCTCTCGCTGCTAGACATTCTGCAACCCGCGAATCCGagcttttttcaagaatt ATATGTGCTCACGGAGTTGATGCAGAGCGACCTACACAAGATTATCGTTTCCCCGCAAGCTTTGACACCCGACCAtgtcaaagtttttgtttaTCAGATTCTCAGAG GACTAAAATATTTGCACACTGCAAACATCCTGCATCGAGACATCAAACCGGGAAATCTCTTAGTCAACAGCAattgcattttaaaaatttgcgattttggACTCGCTCGAACCTGGGACCAACGTGACCGGCTCAACATGACACACGAGGTTGTGACCCAGTACTATAGAGCCCCGGAGTTGTTAATGGGCGCGCGAAGGTATACGGGAGCCGTGGATATTTGGTCCGTCGGTTGCATATTTGCCGAGCTGCTACAAAGGAAAATTCTATTTCAAGCCGCCGGTCCGATTGAGCAGCTGCAAATGATTATCGATTTATTGGGAACCCCATCGCAAGAGGCTATGAAATACGCTTGTGAGGGAGCCAAGAACCATGTGCTCCGCGCCGGTCTTCGAGCTCCTGACACACAGAGGCTGTACAAGATCGCATCGCCTGATGATAAGAATCACGAGGCGGTGGATTTACTGCAGAAGCTTCTGCACTTCGATCCGGATAAGAGAATTAGTGTGGAGGAGGCACTGCAACATCGATATTTAGAAGAAGGGCGTCTGCGATTCCACTCGTGTATGTGCTCGTGCTGCTATACGAAACCAAATATGCCGTCGAGGTTGTTCGCGCAGGATTTGGATCCACGt CACGAGAGCCCATTCGATCCAAAGTGGGAGAAGGACATGTCCCGACTATCGATGTTTGAGCTCCGCGAGAAAATGTACCAATTTGTGATGGACAGGCCTGCGTTGTACGGTGTCGCCCTTTGCATAAATCCCCAATCGGCGGCCTACAAGAACTTTGCAAGCTCGTCAGTTGCTCAGGCCTCAGAATTACCTCCATCACCGCAGGCTTGGtga